A single window of Nicotiana tomentosiformis chromosome 1, ASM39032v3, whole genome shotgun sequence DNA harbors:
- the LOC104115614 gene encoding bifunctional riboflavin biosynthesis protein RIBA 1, chloroplastic, whose protein sequence is MASINISLSSTCLSRSEALKNFKLFNGLHSGDVYSVNGVSSESFIRLNARAHFTIKNDFKIKSTFLSSEGDALSQSRGDSSLFSSLFTGTETQPDAVAFGTLAADVVPTTNGFPLDNDEFDLDRPTQGFSSVPEAIEDVRQGKMVLVVDDEDRENEGDLVMAASKATPEAMAFFVRHGTGIVCVSMLEEDLERLQLPLMVNDKKNEEKLCTAFTVSVDAKHGTTTGVSAQDRATTVLALASGDSKPEDFNRPGHIFPLKYRPGGVLKRAGHTEASVDLAMLAGLDPVGVICEIVDEDGSMARLPKLRQFAKEHNLKIISVADLIRYRRKRDQLVEHASAARLPTMWGPFTAHCFKSIIDGIEHIAMVKGDIGDGQDILVRVHSECLTGDIFGSARCDCGNQLALAMQQIEAAGRGVLVYLRGHEGRGIGLGHKLRAYNLQDAGRDTVEANEELGLPVDSREYGIGAQMLRDLGVRTMKLMTNNPAKYRGLKGYGLAISGRVPLLCPITKENKKYLETKRAKMGHVYGLDLIRPATSTSTSTTNVKPSAENISTI, encoded by the exons ATGGCTTCTATCAACATTTCTCTCTCTTCAACATGTTTATCTCGTTCCGA AGCATTAAAGAACTTCAAGTTGTTCAATGGACTGCACTCTGGAGATGTATATTCTGTTAATGGGGTCTCTTCAGAGTCATTCATACGGCTTAATGCTAGAGCACACTTTACCATCAAGAATGATTTTAAGATTAAATCTACATTCTTATCGAGTGAAGGAGACGCCCTTTCTCAATCCAGGGGTGACAGTTCTCTGTTCAGTAGTCTATTTACTGGAACTGAGACTCAACCTGATGCTGTAGCCTTTGGAACACTAGCAGCAGATGTTGTTCCCACGACAAATGGCTTTCCTTTAGATAATGATGAATTCGATTTGGATCGGCCGACACAAGGTTTCTCATCTGTTCCTGAGGCCATCGAAGACGTTCGCCAAGGAAAA ATGGTGCTAGTTGTAGATGATGAAGACAGAGAAAATGAAGGGGATTTAGTAATGGCTGCATCCAAAGCTACACCAGAAGCTATGGCTTTCTTTGTGAGGCATGGAACAGGGATAGTGTGTGTGAGCATGTTAGAGGAAGACTTGGAGAGGTTACAGCTTCCTCTGATGGTAAACGATAAAAAGAATGAGGAGAAACTTTGTACAGCATTTACAGTCTCAGTG GATGCAAAACATGGAACAACTACAGGGGTGTCTGCTCAAGATAGAGCAACGACAGTACTGGCACTTGCATCCGGAGATTCGAAGCCTGAGGATTTCAACCGACCAGGTCATATTTTTCCTTTGAAATACAGGCCAGGTGGGGTTCTAAAACGAGCTGGACATACTGAAGCTTCTGTGGATCTAGCCATGTTAGCTGGCTTAGACCCCGTTGGAGTAATATGCGAAATTGTGGATGAAGATGGTTCCATGGCCAGATTGCCTAAGCTTCGTCAATTTGCAAAAGAACATAACTTGAAGATCATATCAGTTGCTGATTTAATCAG ATATAGGAGGAAAAGAGATCAGTTGGTAGAGCATGCTTCTGCTGCAAGATTACCTACTATGTGGGGCCCATTCACTGCCCATTGCTTCAAGTCAATAATAGATGGAATTGAGCACATTGCTATGGTTAAG GGAGATATTGGAGACGGCCAAGATATTCTTGTCCGCGTACACTCAGAGTGCCTCACAGGAGATATATTCGGTTCAGCCAGATGTGACTGTGGGAACCAGCTGGCGCTTGCAATGCAACAAATTGAGGCTGCTGGCAGGGGGGTTTTGGTTTACCTCCGTGGTCATGAGGGTAGAGGAATTGGTTTGGGTCACAAACTTCGCGCTTATAATTTACAAGATGCTGGACGTGATACTGTCGAAGCAAATGAAGAGCTTGGTTTGCCCGTTGATTCAAGAGAGTATGGGATTGGTGCGCAG ATGTTGAGGGATCTTGGTGTTCGAACCATGAAGTTGATGACAAACAATCCTGCAAAATATAGAGGGCTTAAGGGTTATGGTTTGGCAATTTCTGGTAGGGTCCCACTTCTGTGTCCCATTACAAAAGAAAACAAGAAATATCTGGAAACAAAACGTGCTAAAATGGGCCATGTATATGGGTTGGACCTTATTCGCCCTGCAaccagcaccagcaccagcacaACAAATGTTAAACCAAGCGCGGAGAATATTTCTACTATATAG
- the LOC138900673 gene encoding uncharacterized protein: MHKTLRVMHATETEAVELASYLLKEVAYSWFELWEDYREEGSPPARWNEFTDAFIDHFLPAETKAARAAEFECLRQGNLSVWEYHMRFAHLSKYAIYMLPTMEAKVRHFVQGLSPLVINEVSTAALNSDMNYGKIVAFAQATEDQKLKRKTNQDNNKKTRSAGNFSGSYNRGDGGKELHRRVSSGPTQSVIQSLARSLPSGPDQQQWSHSMPDQGNKGSNQQDQLSGNYQLLQRPTCPKCRRRHLGVC; encoded by the coding sequence atgcacaagactctacgagttatgcatgctactgagacggaggcaGTGGAGTTAGCCTCCTACCTCctaaaagaggtggcatattcttggtttgagctatggGAGGATTACCGTGAGGAGGGAAGTCCTCCGGCGAGGTGGAATGAGTTTACCGATGCTTTTattgaccatttcttgcctgccgagactaaggcggcccgtgccgctgagtttgagtgCCTGAGGCAAGGTAACTTGAGCGTatgggagtatcatatgaggttcgcgcacctgtccaagtatgctatttacatgttgcccactatggaggctaaagTGCGCCATTTTGTGcaaggccttagccccttggttattaatgaggtctctacagctgccttgaattctgatatgaattatggaaaaatagtggcattcgctcaagctaCGGAGGATCAAAAgttaaaaagaaagacaaatcAAGATAACAACAAAAAGACCCGATCCGCGGGCAATTTTAGTGGCTCCTACAATAGGGGTGATGGTGGAAAGGAATTACATAGGAGAGTGTCATCCGGACCCACGCAGTCAGTTATTCAGTCTTTAGCTAGATCACTACCATCAGGGCCTGATCAGCAGCAGTGGAGCCATAGTATGCCAGACCAAGGCAACAAGGGATCTAATCAGCAGGACCAATTAAGTGGGAACTATCAGCTACTGCAGAGGCCTACATGTCCCAAGTGTAGGAGGCGTCATTTGGGGGTGTGCTGA